One Anguilla rostrata isolate EN2019 chromosome 15, ASM1855537v3, whole genome shotgun sequence genomic window, gtgtttgtgtgcgtgtgagtgtgtggttgcaTATGTTTAGGataaatttcatttcatataatcttcattttttcactgtttcGTTGAAAATGGGAGTGCGGTGTGCTGGGTGAACGGCCGGTGGAAATCTTGAGCCGAGCTACGCCGCCGACGTTCGGTCAGAGATGTGGTTGCAGTCgggggggggtcaaaggtcattatTGCTGGGAGAGCAGGGCGCTCCGGttggctttcattttctctAGTCGTTTGACCAGGTGGCTGTTGCTGGCCTCCAGCTCGTCGAGCTTGTCAAGCGCTGACCGCAGCTGTGCCCGGGAAAAAAAGGGTAGACTGGCGTGAGAAAATcaaatccaatccaatccaatcaaatcaaatgtatttgtatagccCACTTTACAAATATTTGTCACGATACACTTTGCAATGGACACATAAGCTAGCCtatggtggtggtggagaaGAAAAACTCCCCAGGTGGGACCAAAGGACCAGCCAAAAATGGGAGAAAAGTAAAGAAAGGAATCCTGTGCCTCTGTGGGATGTTTGCCTacctctctctgcagcctgcGCTTCTCAGCTTTCAGCTCGTCCTCAACTTTCTCCGCGTTCTCAGAGGCAGACTTGTAGCGTGTCACTTGACCTTCCAACCGTATAACCTGCAGTGACAAGAAGAGAAGGCAGTCCAGTGTGAACTTAGCGGCAGATGCAGTGTAACTTAAATTCAATCATCCTGAACTCTGTACTTACGTTCTGCTCCAAAGCTGTCACCTCCTGCTCTGATTTGACAAGTTTAAACTTGAGGTCACTAATTTGCCTGTTAGCATCTCCTGTGAAGGGGGAAATGTTGGATGTTAGATACAAAAAGGCTGTGCAATACGTTAGTCTTTTAAGTACCTCTTCAACTGAATAGCCCCTTTTAAAGAAAGCAAAGTCTGATAATGAGGTGTGCATCTTTTGATTAAATATACTACAATACAAGTTCCTCTCCATTCCAATCAATAGATATTTATTGTCTTCCAGGGGTGATTTGGTGGCAGCAAAGAAAACGACAGatacacaaagatacacagGACACAACAGACATGGGGAGGGATTTCATGGCCATGAGCATTTCTGATTGTAACTTATATACAGTATCTGCAGCACAGGCCCAGGCGCACGTTAGCGTGGCTTACTTTGGACATCCAGGATGAGTGGGTCGGTGCCGTTCTCCAGGACCTCGCCCTCGGGGCTGGCGCCCTCCTGCGTGCCattcttctgcttctgctccagctgagCCTTCAGCCTCTTCACCTGTGCGGGGCAGACGGGTGGGTCCCCCCCGATTCAGCTCGGGCCACTGCTCCGACCTCAGCCCAAATCACGGTTTAACCAAGGCCCCCGCTCTGACCGTTCAACGGCCCATCGCAGATCAGCTGACTGCTCGGTTTGACAGGTCAGCTGAGCTGCCTGACAGCTCAACACAGCTGTACACTCTGCTATAGGTCCTCCAGGTGCTCAGGATTTTGAGCTTAAAGCAAGATAAATCACAGAAATGTGTGAAGCACAGCTGCGACAGCCAGGCTTACCTGTTCCATCAAAGTCTCCCTCTCATCCACCAGCTTTCTCAGGCGAATCTCTGCAAGAGAAACATTGAAGATGAAATGGCGGTTTGGGATATAAGGCATGAATCAGAACTTATAATATAAGACTCTGGTCTTACAGAAAGATTAGTACAAAGGCTTGGTAGGGTAAGATTTTGTCAATGGTACAACTTTTTGGTGCAGCAAAGGGttatgctgttttgtttgtaatattacatttaaggTAATATTACTTACTGTAGCAAACAGACAATAGAAACTTTGGCCattgaattatttcatttacaaatttAAGGTCCAAGATAGAATGAAAACTCTTTTCCAGAGCTTTGTCTTCATCAAAACATTGAAATACAAACCACTCATCATTCTttgctgagaaaaaaacagtccattATGATCAaagcataaatgtaaaaaagtcaAATGTTAACATACCAGGGAGAGGAGCCAGAATGGTGGGTAAGGGGCTGGGTCAGGGTAGGAGGGGTTTATGTCACATGAGGCATGCAAATGAGCTGATATCCTCTACTGTAGGTTAGCATGCAGACTGTGGAGTGAAGACACAACTACAAAAACCCAATTGTTGTGCTGCTGACATCACACTCGCTTACTCgcttaccctctctctctctctcacacacacacacacacacacacacacacacacacacacacacacacacaaagaatggAATTCTCTCTTAATACTTATTTCTCCATGGCTGTAAGATTAGactgatacattttttgatacaaaaaataaacattagcaCATACCTTAATTTATCTGAGCAAAAAGCTAGGTAAAGTGTAATCAGTAGCTGTTCATTATAAGctgtaaattattaaattttaaatgctgtaaCTGCTACAAAATTCCAAAGGAGTAATATCTTTTTTATATCaaaatttaaatcattttaatttgagcATACATAAATGCTGTAGCAGTCATTTCATATGGTGATGCAAGCTTTCAATTTgacatgcattaaaaatattaaattacaatCAACAAAACATCATGTATTGCATCAGTGTTCATTTTATGTGCTCATAGTCATCATATTACTTTAAGATGGTACTGTATCATAAATTGCACTACAGAATATCATAAGTTATGCAAGTGTGCATTTTCTTAATCAGCATACATCACATGTTCACAGCaggcatatactgtatttgATATCAGAACTGCAACATACATACAACCAGTTTACATAGGGGAATGTGTTAAGCTTGGCATATTGCAGACATCTTACCCATGCATTGTTTCATCTCACCTCTACTCAAGTCAATGTGCAAGTAGTATTAAAATGAGTAATATTTAGTCACTGCTTCAGTCTTCCAAGGCTTATGAAGAAAAAGAATGGGCATGCGAGGACACAAGTGTATTGGCTGAATTGGGTGAGGCAATACACTAAATGTCCAGCAGGTGGTGAAACTGAGCATCTAAGAGAGCCAGGCAACATCTCAGCCAATCTCAAATTTGGTCTGAAGCTCTGTTGCAGGAAAGAAATGCCTGCAACAGTTCATGACGTCCATTTTATTCTATAAGCCTTTTAAGTTCACGGTCAGTAATATTTTGATAGCTAAAAACCCCTGACATGTGTTCAATGTCTTACTCAAATGCCATATAAGGAAAAAGGCTGCAATGGAGCTTCATAATCTCCACCAAGACCAGGACTCAGTCTCAGTCTTCAAATTTTATTAATCATAGAACTTTGTTCTTTACACCTATCACTCGCAAAATGTGACACCCCTTGGCATGTctgtacagcacattttatacaaaaacacatcaagggccatcaaagacaaaaaaccctttatgctttatttcatcataaatatataattcttGCACAGGaaaaagaatgcatttcaggCAGGTACAGCTTTGTCAAAGTATAAGAAAGCACTTTATGTGACCAGTGACCCTTCTTGGCAACCTATCTGCATCAATGCCCAGATGTAagcttgaaaaaacaaaatttaatacTGCTTCAGTCAAAGAGAAGTGAGTCCCGGTTTATAATTTAGTAACTTTACCAGAGAACAAAAAATCCAAACTAACCACAGAACAGCTTTTTTATGGTTCATATGTTCAAGAGCATTAAGAATCCAATTGTATATGGTGTTGCATGCTCACTATGAAgctaaacaaaaacatgacatACTGCTTTAAAGATTCTCTCTGATAGTGACCACTCACAGAACATTAGGATGGTTCTACATGGGGATGCCCCATATTCTGAAATCAGTCCAGAAatcagaaatatgtatttttgaaagttttaaagTGTATTACGTTTTACTTTTGTCCTTTTACCATAAAGCAATTCTTTTCTAAAGAGGCTTTGGTACATGACATGGAATGACACTGTTCTTCACACTCTATTAAGCAGGAGTATAGTTAACTGAATAAGCTATTCTCCAATACTCAGTAGTGTTCTTTCTTGCAGTCACTGAATACTAAGAGCGTTTCAAAATACTGCTCATAGTCTAGAGATCTCTTTAACTTAGAACTTTGTAGGCTATTTTTGAGGTGAGTTATCTGTTAATTGCCTATTTAAATGATTATACTTTTAGAATTAGTTCATTTCAGTTGGTGAAATAAGCACTGCAGCCGTAATTCACAGCAGAAAGAATATCTCAAACTTAATGACGACTGAAACAAAACCAAGTGACTAAAATGTTATTTGCTGATAATTGATTTACAGATTTAAACATTTGCAAACTGCATATATCATCATTTATCAACAACTGGAAATAACCATACAATTGACAAGAATAACCTAACCTAGATaaccaatataaaaaaataaatacaccttCTGTTGTATACTATCCTTACTGTAAACTATAAGCCAAAATACAATTACTGTGTGattaaattaaagtattttaaatttaaccaaTTTTACATCTTCATGTAAATATTCATGAGAAATAATCAGATACATTTAAGAGGATTTTCTGCACAGCATATTGCCTCATCAATGTCATGAATATTCCTGGCACAAATGTAcaatttcttggaaaaaaaattaaagagggAAATCAAAGTGAATAACGTCAGGCTCAGAATTGCACTTCTTAGTGCAGCTATCCTTTTTGTTAAAGTGTTACTAAATATCAAACAGGAACTGAATGCAATACTTCCTGCAAGAAGTAAAGGGGTAcaatcaaaacaacattttctgtaaaacacCTGACAATACAAGGGTTTAAGGATAACCTAAAGCAACTAATAGTAATAATGGATAATTGCAATTCATTGAAACAGTTCTGATAATTGTAAACACGTTGTGGTGGATATGCTGCTATTGTAAGTGTGTCCAACAAGGACACACTACATTCAGTGTAACATTATAAGCCCCTATTAAAACACATATACTAAAATAAGCATGAAATTGCCATATTATAAATCACTCCTTCTTAACTGCAGTGCATACTATGTAAAAACATGAagttaaaaacatgaaaacatgttttatgcCACCCACCATAAAGCCCATCTTTCCATAGAAAACTTTCTTTGATAGGTTCAGAGCCAAGAATGTTTTATGTATGCTTTAAGACGACTATGAATTAGACTTGACATGTGACATCCTAGAGTATCAGTGATCTAAGAAGGATCAGGCTTGTAGGACTAAGACATGCGACAGTCTTCTTTGCCTTTACCCTTGCCTTTCTTATTGCTCTTGGATGAATCTCTCCTGCCATTTTGTTCGTTGGTCTGTGATACACTTTCCTCCGTTTCCTGGCTGGCCGTTCTCTGCGTGACATTTCTCTCTGCTGCAGTCGTACATGTCCCTTCCTCAAATACGTCCTCTCCTGGTTGAGTCTCATTTTGCACTTTATCAACCTGCGCTGTGTCCGGCTCGTATCTTGGCTCTTCAGATTTGGTCAAGTGGGCCTCCACATTATCTTGGGTCTCGTTTTGGTCGGTCCCCGCTTGGGGTTCGGCCTTGCTGCCATCCTCCTGTTCTCCCCCACCTTCTGTGGGTGTTGATCCTGCTCCTTCATCCTCATGGGTCCCTCCTCCTGAGACCAAATTTGCTGACACTTCAAGATCatcctcaaattcaaatgattcTCCTTCCTCATTTTCATCCTCCTCCTTGTGGTTGTCCACCTCCTCCTGGGGCAGAGGCTCAACCTCATCCAGCTTTTCTTCTACCACCAATGTGTCTTCCTCTTCTTTGGATAGGCCCTCATCTATCATGCTGTCTACCTGCTGCTGGTCAGCAGAttccccactctctcttcctGAGTCCTGGCTATTTGTTTCAGTGCTGGAAGTGCCCAGTCCTTCAGCATCATCACAGTGTTCTTTCCCAGGGCAATTCCCATCTTCTGTgatcccctgccccccttctgTAGATTCTTCTCCGTGTCCcatactgccctctggtggtacGTTTACACTGGCATCCTCTTCTGGTATTGCCATATTCTCTGACTCTTCCGTCTCTTGCTCCACAGAGTTGTCTATGGATGGCTGCTTTTCTCCAGGAAAGTCAGGTGAATCAGTCAGCTCATCCTGCATCAGTGATTCAGCCTCCTTACAGCTGTCAAGGTCTTCAGTTGCTCCTGTCTCAGATGGTGCGGCAGCCAGTTCTTCCGTTTCTGAGGATGGACTTAAGAGTACACATTCCTGGGTGCCTTgattctccacactttcctgtGATGGTGCTTTTACACTGGGGTCCTCTTCTGGTATCGCTATGTTCTCTGGCTCTTCCCTCTCTAGCTCCACAGAGTTGTCCACAGATGGCTGCTTTTCTTCAAGAATGTTGAGTGGGTCAGTCGGTTCATCCTGCAACAGTGATTCGGCCTCCTCACAGCTGTCAATGTCTTCAGTTGTCCCTGTCTCAGGTGGTGCAGCAGCCAGGTCTTCAGTTTCTATGGATAGACTTGAGGGCACATATTCCTGGGTGCCCTGGCTCCCCTGAGGTTGCACCTtgttcctgtctgtgcctgtctccATTTCCTCCAAGCTTTGCTCTTGGGCAGAGCCTAAGTTAACACAATCTGCAATATATGTAGTCAGGTCAGATTCAGATTTACCTGCATTTTCAACCTCCTGGTCAAGCGCACTTTCACCCTTGAGGTCATCTGTGTTCTCAAGCTTTGGGTTTGGTTCATTTGCAGCCACTGGGTCACCAGTCTTGCCGGCCTCTGCCTCTTGAGTTTCAGGGCTTTGTTCTTCCTTCACCTCTTCTGTGTCATTTCTTGTCTGAGTTTCCACCTGAGAAGCAGGCCCTGACAGCTGAGTGTCCTCCACCTTCTCAAACCCGTCGGCATTATCAGCACCAGCTGCGGACATGGGACAGCCCTCCAGAGGCTtgactttctctgtttttgccAAGATTTCGACTGCCTCATTATTAGCCCGTTCTCCTTCAAAGAGTGAGGGTTTGTTCTCTCTATTAGTCATGGTATCATCCTCCAAGCCTTCCGGTAGAGTGCTGGTCTCAGATTTCTCCCCTTTTTCTGATGTGAGGTGCTCCCTGCTGGATATCTCAGCTTGCTCTACTAACTCTTCCACTGTACTTACGCTGCTCTCCGGCATGTCCCCATCATCGTCATCTGGTTTTTCACATTCTTTGGAGCTGCTCTCATGCACTCCACCTTTCTTgcctttcttcttcctcttttttttcttttttcctgaggCGCCACTTCGATCTTGTTGCGGTGTATTCGTGGCCGTCTGTGCAGGGGGTTCTTCTGCTTTCTGTTGGCTCTGTTGAGCTGTCGGAGGATGAGGCAAGCCTGTGGTCAAAGAGTCACCTGACTGAGCTTTGTCCTGATCAGCGCCATTGAGTTGCTTTGAATCCATGGCAAAAGTCCCTGGTCCTTGTTCCATATTGGGGACCTCTGTTGAGCCAGGATCCTTTGCGGCCAAACTTGAACACTTCTCGTCATCCTCACCACTCTTCATGTCCCCAAACTCACCCATTTTAGCTGATTTCAAAACTTTTTCTGCCCCATCTCTGTCTCTAAACTCCTCTATCTCACTTCCCTGTTCTGGGCTGAGATGGTTGGTTTCTAGCCATTCGGCTGTGTCTTTGCTGTCATTCTTGTGGCACTCCAGTGCACTGCTCTCTGCAGCGTTTTCCAACATGTCTTCAATTTGGATGGATCCATCCACACATGATTCTGTATTTTCAAAGCCCTCTTTGAAATCCCCCTGTGCTGCATCTTGTACTGCATTTAGATTTTCATACGCTACTTCGTCCTTTGATTTTTCCTGTACAAGGGCTTCACTAACTGATCTGGCTTCTAGATTATTCTCAGCAGCACTTTCCACCTCTCCTAACCCAGCACTGTTACATCTTTCACCTACATCTTCTGACCTCTCATGAATGACCTTGTTCTCTCCCTTATCTGCGCTGTTTCCTACACTTTCTACTTCACCCGTCATCTCT contains:
- the lrrfip1a gene encoding golgin subfamily A member 4 isoform X23, with the translated sequence MGTQGTGRKRIPNRERLTAEDDALNQIARQAEARLAAKRAARAEAREIRMKELERQQKEIYQVQKKYYGLDNKWGDIEQWMEDSERYSRHSRRNTSVSDDEERMSVGSRGSLRPSEYSGFLGSNSRASSRASSARASPVEDSGSVASILRSAASGSSVIRSLDDISIPELPDVEERSDRDFLEKGSRTASTLSAATLASLGGTSSRRGSGDTALSVDTEASIREIKEIHELKDQIQDVEAKHMQSLKEVKDSLVEVEEKYRKAMVSNAQLDNEKSNLMYQVDTLKDSLMELEEQLCEARREFEAKAKDFEREKYAHSVLQFQFNEMKETLKQSEELLTEIRQLRMKQDGFVREISDLQETVEWKDKKIGALERQKEYSDAIRNERDELRDEVVQLKDVLKKHGIVLGADLTTNGEAGEGVLDGLANADSATRLAQDSQTPHAGGDGMLGKVKEAQLGGRDVEEVDSGAVLDKASVHLKKRQQGQTESLEEHDKTMIPGHPSEDHVSSQNSSRYCEITERQYPEKVRSDSTTSTDEVAPVDTGHSNGVESYACPHSITESDNRPVCHPEVQVVITGPEEEMTGEVESVGNSADKGENKVIHERSEDVGERCNSAGLGEVESAAENNLEARSVSEALVQEKSKDEVAYENLNAVQDAAQGDFKEGFENTESCVDGSIQIEDMLENAAESSALECHKNDSKDTAEWLETNHLSPEQGSEIEEFRDRDGAEKVLKSAKMGEFGDMKSGEDDEKCSSLAAKDPGSTEVPNMEQGPGTFAMDSKQLNGADQDKAQSGDSLTTGLPHPPTAQQSQQKAEEPPAQTATNTPQQDRSGASGKKKKKRKKKGKKGGVHESSSKECEKPDDDDGDMPESSVSTVEELVEQAEISSREHLTSEKGEKSETSTLPEGLEDDTMTNRENKPSLFEGERANNEAVEILAKTEKVKPLEGCPMSAAGADNADGFEKVEDTQLSGPASQVETQTRNDTEEVKEEQSPETQEAEAGKTGDPVAANEPNPKLENTDDLKGESALDQEVENAGKSESDLTTYIADCVNLGSAQEQSLEEMETGTDRNKVQPQGSQGTQEYVPSSLSIETEDLAAAPPETGTTEDIDSCEEAESLLQDEPTDPLNILEEKQPSVDNSVELEREEPENIAIPEEDPSVKAPSQESVENQGTQECVLLSPSSETEELAAAPSETGATEDLDSCKEAESLMQDELTDSPDFPGEKQPSIDNSVEQETEESENMAIPEEDASVNVPPEGSMGHGEESTEGGQGITEDGNCPGKEHCDDAEGLGTSSTETNSQDSGRESGESADQQQVDSMIDEGLSKEEEDTLVVEEKLDEVEPLPQEEVDNHKEEDENEEGESFEFEDDLEVSANLVSGGGTHEDEGAGSTPTEGGGEQEDGSKAEPQAGTDQNETQDNVEAHLTKSEEPRYEPDTAQVDKVQNETQPGEDVFEEGTCTTAAERNVTQRTASQETEESVSQTNEQNGRRDSSKSNKKGKGKGKEDCRMS
- the lrrfip1a gene encoding golgin subfamily A member 4 isoform X26, producing the protein MGTQGTGRKRIPNRERLTAEDDALNQIARQAEARLAAKRAARAEAREIRMKELERQQKEVSDDEERMSVGSRGSLRPSEYSGFLGSNSRASSRASSARASPVEDSGSVASILRSAASGSSVIRSLDDISIPELPDVEERSDRDFLEKGSRTASTLSAATLASLGGTSSRRGSGDTALSVDTEASIREIKEIHELKDQIQDVEAKHMQSLKEVKDSLVEVEEKYRKAMVSNAQLDNEKSNLMYQVDTLKDSLMELEEQLCEARREFEAKAKDFEREKYAHSVLQFQFNEMKETLKQSEELLTEIRQLRMKQDGFVREISDLQETVEWKDKKIGALERQKEYSDAIRNERDELRDEVVQLKDVLKKHGIVLGADLTTNGEAGEGVLDGLANADSATRLAQDSQTPHAGGDGMLGKVKEAQLGGRDVEEVDSGAVLDKASVHLKKRQQGQTESLEEHDKTMIPGHPSEDHVSSQNSSRYCEITERQYPEKVRSDSTTSTDEVAPVDTGHSNGVESYACPHSITESDNRPVCHPEVQVVITGPEEEMTGEVESVGNSADKGENKVIHERSEDVGERCNSAGLGEVESAAENNLEARSVSEALVQEKSKDEVAYENLNAVQDAAQGDFKEGFENTESCVDGSIQIEDMLENAAESSALECHKNDSKDTAEWLETNHLSPEQGSEIEEFRDRDGAEKVLKSAKMGEFGDMKSGEDDEKCSSLAAKDPGSTEVPNMEQGPGTFAMDSKQLNGADQDKAQSGDSLTTGLPHPPTAQQSQQKAEEPPAQTATNTPQQDRSGASGKKKKKRKKKGKKGGVHESSSKECEKPDDDDGDMPESSVSTVEELVEQAEISSREHLTSEKGEKSETSTLPEGLEDDTMTNRENKPSLFEGERANNEAVEILAKTEKVKPLEGCPMSAAGADNADGFEKVEDTQLSGPASQVETQTRNDTEEVKEEQSPETQEAEAGKTGDPVAANEPNPKLENTDDLKGESALDQEVENAGKSESDLTTYIADCVNLGSAQEQSLEEMETGTDRNKVQPQGSQGTQEYVPSSLSIETEDLAAAPPETGTTEDIDSCEEAESLLQDEPTDPLNILEEKQPSVDNSVELEREEPENIAIPEEDPSVKAPSQESVENQGTQECVLLSPSSETEELAAAPSETGATEDLDSCKEAESLMQDELTDSPDFPGEKQPSIDNSVEQETEESENMAIPEEDASVNVPPEGSMGHGEESTEGGQGITEDGNCPGKEHCDDAEGLGTSSTETNSQDSGRESGESADQQQVDSMIDEGLSKEEEDTLVVEEKLDEVEPLPQEEVDNHKEEDENEEGESFEFEDDLEVSANLVSGGGTHEDEGAGSTPTEGGGEQEDGSKAEPQAGTDQNETQDNVEAHLTKSEEPRYEPDTAQVDKVQNETQPGEDVFEEGTCTTAAERNVTQRTASQETEESVSQTNEQNGRRDSSKSNKKGKGKGKEDCRMS
- the lrrfip1a gene encoding golgin subfamily A member 4 isoform X24, with protein sequence MGTQGTGRKRIPNRERLTAEDDALNQIARQAEARLAAKRAARAEAREIRMKELERQQKEIYQVQKVSDDEERMSVGSRGSLRPSEYSGFLGSNSRASSRASSARASPVEDSGSVASILRSAASGSSVIRSLDDISIPELPDVEERSDRDFLEKGSRTASTLSAATLASLGGTSSRRGSGDTALSVDTEASIREIKEIHELKDQIQDVEAKHMQSLKEVKDSLVEVEEKYRKAMVSNAQLDNEKSNLMYQVDTLKDSLMELEEQLCEARREFEAKAKDFEREKYAHSVLQFQFNEMKETLKQSEELLTEIRQLRMKQDGFVREISDLQETVEWKDKKIGALERQKEYSDAIRNERDELRDEVVQLKDVLKKHGIVLGADLTTNGEAGEGVLDGLANADSATRLAQDSQTPHAGGDGMLGKVKEAQLGGRDVEEVDSGAVLDKASVHLKKRQQGQTESLEEHDKTMIPGHPSEDHVSSQNSSRYCEITERQYPEKVRSDSTTSTDEVAPVDTGHSNGVESYACPHSITESDNRPVCHPEVQVVITGPEEEMTGEVESVGNSADKGENKVIHERSEDVGERCNSAGLGEVESAAENNLEARSVSEALVQEKSKDEVAYENLNAVQDAAQGDFKEGFENTESCVDGSIQIEDMLENAAESSALECHKNDSKDTAEWLETNHLSPEQGSEIEEFRDRDGAEKVLKSAKMGEFGDMKSGEDDEKCSSLAAKDPGSTEVPNMEQGPGTFAMDSKQLNGADQDKAQSGDSLTTGLPHPPTAQQSQQKAEEPPAQTATNTPQQDRSGASGKKKKKRKKKGKKGGVHESSSKECEKPDDDDGDMPESSVSTVEELVEQAEISSREHLTSEKGEKSETSTLPEGLEDDTMTNRENKPSLFEGERANNEAVEILAKTEKVKPLEGCPMSAAGADNADGFEKVEDTQLSGPASQVETQTRNDTEEVKEEQSPETQEAEAGKTGDPVAANEPNPKLENTDDLKGESALDQEVENAGKSESDLTTYIADCVNLGSAQEQSLEEMETGTDRNKVQPQGSQGTQEYVPSSLSIETEDLAAAPPETGTTEDIDSCEEAESLLQDEPTDPLNILEEKQPSVDNSVELEREEPENIAIPEEDPSVKAPSQESVENQGTQECVLLSPSSETEELAAAPSETGATEDLDSCKEAESLMQDELTDSPDFPGEKQPSIDNSVEQETEESENMAIPEEDASVNVPPEGSMGHGEESTEGGQGITEDGNCPGKEHCDDAEGLGTSSTETNSQDSGRESGESADQQQVDSMIDEGLSKEEEDTLVVEEKLDEVEPLPQEEVDNHKEEDENEEGESFEFEDDLEVSANLVSGGGTHEDEGAGSTPTEGGGEQEDGSKAEPQAGTDQNETQDNVEAHLTKSEEPRYEPDTAQVDKVQNETQPGEDVFEEGTCTTAAERNVTQRTASQETEESVSQTNEQNGRRDSSKSNKKGKGKGKEDCRMS
- the lrrfip1a gene encoding golgin subfamily A member 4 isoform X25, translated to MGTQGTGRKRIPNRERLTAEDDALNQIARQAEARLAAKRAARAEAREIRMKELERQQKEIYQVQKKYYGLDNKWGDIEQWMEDSERYSRHSRRNTSVSDDEERMSVGSRGSLRPSEYSGFLGSNSRASSRASSARASPVVEERSDRDFLEKGSRTASTLSAATLASLGGTSSRRGSGDTALSVDTEASIREIKEIHELKDQIQDVEAKHMQSLKEVKDSLVEVEEKYRKAMVSNAQLDNEKSNLMYQVDTLKDSLMELEEQLCEARREFEAKAKDFEREKYAHSVLQFQFNEMKETLKQSEELLTEIRQLRMKQDGFVREISDLQETVEWKDKKIGALERQKEYSDAIRNERDELRDEVVQLKDVLKKHGIVLGADLTTNGEAGEGVLDGLANADSATRLAQDSQTPHAGGDGMLGKVKEAQLGGRDVEEVDSGAVLDKASVHLKKRQQGQTESLEEHDKTMIPGHPSEDHVSSQNSSRYCEITERQYPEKVRSDSTTSTDEVAPVDTGHSNGVESYACPHSITESDNRPVCHPEVQVVITGPEEEMTGEVESVGNSADKGENKVIHERSEDVGERCNSAGLGEVESAAENNLEARSVSEALVQEKSKDEVAYENLNAVQDAAQGDFKEGFENTESCVDGSIQIEDMLENAAESSALECHKNDSKDTAEWLETNHLSPEQGSEIEEFRDRDGAEKVLKSAKMGEFGDMKSGEDDEKCSSLAAKDPGSTEVPNMEQGPGTFAMDSKQLNGADQDKAQSGDSLTTGLPHPPTAQQSQQKAEEPPAQTATNTPQQDRSGASGKKKKKRKKKGKKGGVHESSSKECEKPDDDDGDMPESSVSTVEELVEQAEISSREHLTSEKGEKSETSTLPEGLEDDTMTNRENKPSLFEGERANNEAVEILAKTEKVKPLEGCPMSAAGADNADGFEKVEDTQLSGPASQVETQTRNDTEEVKEEQSPETQEAEAGKTGDPVAANEPNPKLENTDDLKGESALDQEVENAGKSESDLTTYIADCVNLGSAQEQSLEEMETGTDRNKVQPQGSQGTQEYVPSSLSIETEDLAAAPPETGTTEDIDSCEEAESLLQDEPTDPLNILEEKQPSVDNSVELEREEPENIAIPEEDPSVKAPSQESVENQGTQECVLLSPSSETEELAAAPSETGATEDLDSCKEAESLMQDELTDSPDFPGEKQPSIDNSVEQETEESENMAIPEEDASVNVPPEGSMGHGEESTEGGQGITEDGNCPGKEHCDDAEGLGTSSTETNSQDSGRESGESADQQQVDSMIDEGLSKEEEDTLVVEEKLDEVEPLPQEEVDNHKEEDENEEGESFEFEDDLEVSANLVSGGGTHEDEGAGSTPTEGGGEQEDGSKAEPQAGTDQNETQDNVEAHLTKSEEPRYEPDTAQVDKVQNETQPGEDVFEEGTCTTAAERNVTQRTASQETEESVSQTNEQNGRRDSSKSNKKGKGKGKEDCRMS